One genomic segment of Trichococcus shcherbakoviae includes these proteins:
- a CDS encoding ferredoxin reductase family protein yields MNRKLMRMLIVAAYILLPVFIAAVSLRNRSFLSAGPPFLGIVSYTWLLTGVIIASRPRFIEHYFSLDKLNRFHAIMAVVALSIGVTHKLWVTVLWGWVYRYSTIFGDLAIIFFLTIAVLSALILTNWFGRKKIVKTAKTTLKKYPIANYEKMKFVHNFNILAATFLAIHVLTMTVIVQGDYLAAAIFGGYFALAFGLYINHKFLKPVRLKKNLYTVTATKPEKGNVLEVHLKPDNGEIFPYQAGQFVFLRLYDPQYSSEEHPFSLISAPQDRDEVALAIKDSGDYTHRFQTLQPGVKASLEGPHGGMWHVQEGMHDKTVSMVMFAGGIGITPMLGILENSAHLQFPNRMVLVWSLKSQEEYGFTDKLQSLKDRLPDFRLVPFFANESGFLDEGKIDKILQDNEIRYEAAEYLLCGPPPFMNAVEAVLLKKGVSKDRIHYETFGL; encoded by the coding sequence ATGAACAGAAAACTGATGCGCATGCTGATTGTTGCCGCTTACATCCTTCTCCCTGTATTTATCGCTGCAGTCTCTCTCAGGAACAGGAGCTTTCTTTCCGCAGGACCGCCTTTTCTGGGGATTGTATCCTATACTTGGCTTTTGACGGGAGTCATCATCGCATCCCGTCCGAGGTTCATCGAACACTACTTCAGCTTGGACAAGCTGAATCGATTCCATGCCATCATGGCCGTCGTCGCCTTATCGATCGGAGTCACGCATAAATTATGGGTGACTGTTCTCTGGGGCTGGGTATACCGCTACTCGACCATCTTCGGGGATTTGGCCATCATCTTCTTTTTGACCATCGCCGTCCTTTCTGCCCTCATCCTAACGAACTGGTTCGGACGAAAAAAAATCGTCAAAACAGCCAAAACAACCCTCAAAAAATATCCTATCGCCAACTACGAGAAGATGAAATTCGTCCATAATTTCAACATCCTAGCCGCCACTTTTTTGGCTATCCATGTCTTGACCATGACCGTGATCGTGCAGGGCGACTACCTAGCCGCCGCCATTTTCGGAGGCTATTTCGCTTTGGCGTTTGGCTTGTACATCAACCACAAATTCCTCAAGCCGGTCAGACTAAAAAAAAATCTATATACAGTCACTGCCACAAAACCGGAAAAGGGCAATGTCCTGGAAGTCCATCTGAAGCCGGACAATGGCGAAATATTCCCTTACCAAGCCGGGCAGTTTGTCTTTCTGCGCCTCTATGACCCACAGTATTCATCGGAAGAGCATCCTTTCTCGCTGATCAGTGCCCCGCAGGATCGGGATGAAGTTGCACTGGCCATCAAGGATTCCGGGGATTACACCCACCGTTTCCAAACGCTGCAGCCGGGAGTCAAAGCGTCGCTTGAAGGCCCTCATGGCGGTATGTGGCATGTTCAAGAAGGTATGCACGATAAAACGGTGAGTATGGTCATGTTTGCGGGAGGCATCGGGATCACACCGATGCTGGGGATATTGGAAAATAGTGCGCACCTACAATTCCCAAACAGAATGGTGTTGGTCTGGAGTCTGAAAAGTCAGGAGGAGTATGGGTTTACCGATAAGCTCCAATCGTTGAAGGACAGGCTCCCTGATTTCCGTTTGGTGCCTTTCTTTGCCAATGAGAGCGGCTTTCTCGATGAAGGGAAAATCGATAAGATTCTCCAGGACAATGAAATCCGATACGAGGCTGCTGAGTACCTGTTGTGCGGTCCACCGCCATTCATGAACGCCGTCGAAGCAGTTCTGCTTAAAAAAGGTGTTTCCAAAGACCGCATCCATTATGAAACATTTGGTTTATGA
- a CDS encoding hotdog domain-containing protein: MDHTKKELTCNQTRNVRTAFVSYSELNDKDTLFGGEIMSHFDSACGRAVFNFVKRPSFTATVDLVAFIQPVRKNEAIYVEAYVSGCGNTSVEAFAKLTATDVRSGESRICAYAFLTFVITDSSDPDFVMPQIQPESEEEKMICAGYEERRINNLVKRNQNSRLLSGLSTKQIWDK, from the coding sequence ATGGATCATACAAAAAAAGAACTGACATGCAACCAGACGCGGAACGTGCGCACTGCGTTCGTGTCCTACAGCGAATTGAACGATAAAGATACCCTGTTCGGCGGTGAAATCATGTCGCATTTCGACTCAGCCTGCGGCAGGGCCGTATTCAATTTCGTCAAGCGGCCTTCCTTCACTGCGACTGTCGATTTGGTTGCCTTCATCCAGCCCGTCCGGAAAAACGAGGCCATCTACGTGGAAGCGTATGTCTCCGGCTGCGGGAACACATCCGTGGAGGCCTTCGCCAAGCTGACCGCCACCGATGTGCGCTCTGGCGAAAGCCGCATCTGCGCCTACGCCTTCCTGACTTTCGTCATCACCGACAGCTCTGACCCGGACTTTGTGATGCCACAGATCCAGCCCGAATCGGAGGAAGAAAAGATGATTTGCGCCGGCTACGAGGAGCGCAGAATCAACAACCTGGTCAAACGCAACCAGAACAGCCGCCTGCTTTCCGGCCTTTCCACAAAACAGATTTGGGATAAGTGA
- a CDS encoding oxaloacetate decarboxylase subunit alpha yields MTKEIRFMETVLRDGQQSLIATRMPLSDMLPIIKTMDEAGYHSIEMWGGATFDSCIRYLNEDPWERLRTIRKEVKNAKLQMLLRGQNLLGYKHYSDDVVSAFVEKSIENGIDVVRVFDALNDLRNLKTAIDITKKAGGHCQTAISYTTSEFHTVDYFVGLTKEMAKMGADSICIKDMAGVLTPAVAFELVSKIKAAVDLPLEVHTHATSGIAEMTYLKAVEAGADIIDTAISPFAGGTSQPATESVAIALEGLGYNTGLDMNKLAEIADHFALIRDRFRNDGILNPKVKDVEPKTLLYQVPGGMLSNLLSQLTEQGLQDKYDDVLAEVPKVRADLGYPPLVTPLSQMVGTQALMNVISGERYKLVPNEIKEYVRGQYGKPPVAISAEITKKIIGNEGITTVRPADLILPQMPKFEKEISQYAKSTEDVLMYALFPQQAKDFLGRREDRFYDVPVQTIDVSIDVQ; encoded by the coding sequence ATGACTAAAGAAATCCGTTTTATGGAAACGGTCTTGCGTGATGGTCAACAAAGTTTGATTGCAACACGTATGCCACTTTCAGATATGTTGCCTATCATCAAAACCATGGATGAAGCCGGCTACCACTCCATCGAAATGTGGGGAGGCGCTACCTTTGATTCTTGTATCCGTTATTTGAACGAGGATCCTTGGGAACGTCTGCGCACAATCCGTAAAGAAGTCAAAAATGCAAAACTGCAAATGCTTTTGCGTGGCCAAAACTTATTGGGATACAAACATTATTCCGATGATGTCGTCAGCGCATTCGTCGAAAAATCAATCGAAAACGGCATCGATGTTGTGCGTGTCTTCGATGCGTTGAATGACCTGCGCAACCTGAAGACAGCCATCGATATCACCAAAAAGGCTGGCGGCCATTGCCAGACTGCAATCTCTTATACAACCAGCGAATTCCACACAGTCGACTATTTCGTCGGCTTGACGAAGGAAATGGCCAAAATGGGCGCAGATTCCATCTGCATCAAGGACATGGCCGGCGTTTTGACGCCAGCCGTCGCTTTTGAATTGGTAAGCAAAATCAAAGCTGCAGTTGATTTGCCTTTGGAAGTCCACACACATGCGACAAGCGGCATTGCTGAAATGACGTACCTGAAGGCTGTTGAAGCCGGTGCAGATATCATCGACACAGCCATCTCCCCGTTTGCTGGCGGCACAAGCCAACCAGCTACGGAATCCGTCGCAATCGCGTTGGAAGGCCTGGGTTACAACACGGGTCTTGATATGAACAAACTGGCAGAAATCGCCGATCACTTTGCACTAATCCGGGATCGTTTCCGTAACGACGGCATCCTGAACCCTAAAGTGAAGGACGTCGAGCCGAAAACATTGCTGTATCAAGTACCAGGCGGTATGCTTTCCAACTTGTTGAGCCAACTGACTGAACAAGGCCTGCAGGACAAATACGACGATGTATTGGCAGAAGTTCCGAAAGTGCGTGCGGACTTAGGCTATCCTCCATTGGTTACCCCGTTATCGCAAATGGTCGGTACGCAAGCCTTGATGAACGTCATCTCAGGCGAGCGCTACAAACTTGTGCCTAATGAAATCAAGGAATATGTAAGAGGTCAATACGGCAAACCGCCAGTAGCGATTTCCGCAGAAATCACGAAAAAAATCATCGGCAACGAAGGCATCACAACAGTGAGACCTGCCGATCTGATCTTGCCGCAAATGCCTAAATTTGAAAAAGAGATCAGCCAATACGCTAAATCCACAGAAGACGTCTTGATGTACGCTTTGTTCCCGCAACAAGCAAAAGACTTCCTTGGACGCAGAGAAGACAGATTCTACGATGTTCCAGTACAGACGATCGATGTTTCTATCGACGTACAATAA
- the citX gene encoding citrate lyase holo-[acyl-carrier protein] synthase, with the protein MSNTTLFTEGERVTLAEMLEVREKRVAIQRELLSSQKEDSLLMALMNIPGPIKNNQQLEAVFAEVLERIEEVLGNHLPQASLYRNLKTGAEYYFLSPLTPAQLKEKMVMIEETHPFGRLFDLDVLWMEGNDLKSISRTELGLNTRRCFICNRDAKDCGRSRRHTIEEMQDAISKIIQEGSDQLHD; encoded by the coding sequence ATGTCTAATACAACCCTTTTTACTGAAGGAGAACGCGTTACTTTAGCAGAAATGTTGGAGGTGCGTGAAAAACGTGTCGCCATCCAACGGGAATTATTGAGCAGCCAGAAAGAGGACAGCCTCTTGATGGCACTCATGAATATTCCGGGTCCTATAAAAAACAATCAGCAGTTGGAAGCTGTCTTTGCTGAAGTTCTGGAACGCATAGAAGAAGTGCTGGGCAATCATCTGCCGCAAGCTTCCCTCTACCGGAACCTGAAGACAGGGGCGGAATATTATTTCCTTTCGCCATTGACGCCAGCACAACTGAAAGAAAAAATGGTGATGATCGAAGAAACGCATCCTTTCGGCCGATTGTTTGACCTGGATGTTCTTTGGATGGAAGGCAATGATCTGAAGAGCATCAGCCGGACCGAATTGGGCCTGAACACGAGACGCTGCTTCATCTGCAATCGTGATGCAAAAGATTGCGGACGCAGCCGTCGCCACACCATTGAAGAAATGCAAGATGCCATTTCTAAAATAATACAAGAAGGAAGTGACCAATTACATGACTAA
- the citF gene encoding citrate lyase subunit alpha: MAINKVGKDIPEVFAQQYGVYDGELANIADYEESTRKLHPVKPNDKKMLGSIREAIEKTGLKDGMTISFHHHFREGDFVMNMVMDQIAKMGFKNISIAPSSIANVHEPLIGHIKSGVVTNITSSGLRDKVGAAISQGIMENPVVIRSHGGRARAIVRGDIHIDVAFLGAPSSDEYGNVNGTSGKTTCGSLGYAMVDAKYADKVVAITDSLMPYPNTPISIPQTDVDYVVVVDAIGDPEGIAKGATRFTKNPKELLIAEYASKVIINSPYYKQGFSFQTGTGGASLAVTRFLKDSMIEDGIKASFALGGITNAMVELLEEGLVGKIIDVQDFDHPSAVSLGNNVNHYEIDANMYASPLSKGAVINQLDTAILSALEIDTDFNVNVITGSDGVIRGASGGHSDTSAACKMSLVISPLIRGRIPTIVDTVNTVVTPGASVDVVVTEVGIAINPERKDLIEHFSNLDVPQFTIEQLKDIAYSVVGAPEPIEYGNKVVALIEYRDGTIIDVVKNV, translated from the coding sequence ATGGCCATCAATAAAGTTGGAAAAGACATTCCTGAAGTATTTGCTCAACAATACGGTGTTTATGACGGGGAATTAGCAAACATCGCTGATTACGAAGAGTCTACTCGTAAACTTCATCCTGTAAAGCCTAACGACAAAAAGATGTTAGGTAGCATTCGTGAAGCGATTGAAAAAACAGGACTTAAAGACGGCATGACAATTTCTTTTCACCATCATTTCCGCGAAGGCGACTTCGTAATGAACATGGTTATGGATCAAATTGCTAAAATGGGTTTCAAAAACATTTCTATCGCACCAAGCTCCATTGCAAATGTTCATGAACCATTAATTGGACATATTAAATCAGGTGTTGTGACAAACATTACATCAAGCGGATTACGTGATAAAGTTGGGGCAGCTATTTCCCAAGGTATCATGGAAAACCCTGTTGTGATTCGCTCTCATGGTGGACGTGCCAGAGCAATCGTCCGTGGAGATATCCATATCGATGTTGCTTTCTTAGGCGCTCCAAGTTCTGATGAATATGGTAATGTGAATGGAACATCAGGAAAAACAACGTGCGGATCTTTAGGCTACGCTATGGTAGATGCAAAGTATGCTGATAAAGTTGTCGCTATTACTGACTCATTGATGCCTTATCCAAACACACCAATCAGTATTCCTCAAACAGATGTTGATTATGTTGTTGTCGTTGATGCAATTGGCGATCCTGAAGGAATTGCTAAAGGGGCAACACGGTTCACTAAAAACCCTAAAGAACTATTGATTGCAGAATATGCTTCTAAAGTAATCATTAACTCTCCTTATTATAAACAAGGTTTCTCTTTCCAAACAGGTACCGGTGGAGCATCTCTTGCTGTAACGCGCTTCTTGAAAGATTCTATGATTGAAGATGGTATCAAAGCTAGCTTTGCTTTAGGTGGTATTACTAACGCAATGGTAGAATTGCTTGAAGAAGGACTTGTTGGAAAAATCATCGACGTGCAAGATTTTGACCATCCGTCTGCTGTTTCTTTAGGAAATAATGTTAACCATTATGAAATTGATGCAAACATGTATGCTTCTCCATTAAGCAAAGGCGCTGTCATCAATCAATTGGATACAGCTATTTTATCTGCGCTAGAAATCGATACCGACTTTAACGTGAATGTAATAACAGGTTCTGATGGTGTTATTCGTGGCGCTTCAGGCGGACACTCAGATACAAGTGCGGCATGTAAAATGAGTTTGGTTATTTCACCACTTATTCGTGGACGTATCCCAACAATTGTTGATACAGTAAATACTGTCGTTACACCAGGTGCTAGTGTAGATGTAGTTGTTACCGAAGTTGGTATTGCTATCAATCCTGAACGTAAAGATTTAATTGAACACTTCAGTAATCTTGATGTTCCTCAATTTACAATTGAACAATTAAAAGACATTGCATATTCTGTAGTAGGAGCACCAGAACCTATTGAATACGGAAACAAAGTAGTTGCTTTAATCGAATACCGTGATGGCACGATAATCGATGTGGTAAAAAATGTCTAA
- the citE gene encoding citrate (pro-3S)-lyase subunit beta, which yields MERLRRTMMFVPGANAAMLRDAPLYGADSIMFDLEDAVSLKEKDSARTLVHFALKTFDYSKSETVVRINSLDTVGKLDIEAVVLAGVNVIRLPKTETAQDIIDVDEVITEVETKYGIEIGTTKMMAAIESAEGTLNAREIAKASTRLIGIALGAEDYVTNMKTKRYPDGQELFFARSYILHAARAAGIAAIDTVYSDVENVQGFSREVELVKQLGFDGKSVINPRQIPIVNKIYAPTEKEIQNAKEVIWAIREAEEKGSGVISLKGKMVDKPIVERAQRVIALAKAAKLINEEEI from the coding sequence ATGGAACGTTTAAGAAGAACTATGATGTTTGTCCCTGGCGCAAATGCTGCAATGCTTAGGGATGCACCCCTGTATGGTGCTGATTCAATCATGTTTGACTTGGAGGACGCTGTTTCTCTGAAAGAAAAAGATTCAGCCCGCACATTGGTGCATTTTGCATTGAAAACATTTGATTACAGCAAATCAGAAACAGTTGTACGTATCAATAGTTTAGACACTGTTGGAAAACTAGACATTGAAGCTGTAGTTTTGGCTGGAGTAAATGTTATCAGACTCCCAAAAACAGAAACTGCTCAAGATATCATTGATGTAGATGAAGTAATCACTGAAGTCGAAACAAAATATGGTATCGAAATCGGAACAACTAAAATGATGGCAGCCATCGAATCTGCTGAAGGTACATTGAATGCTCGTGAAATCGCAAAAGCATCTACTCGTTTAATCGGGATTGCATTAGGCGCAGAAGACTACGTAACAAACATGAAAACAAAACGCTACCCTGACGGACAAGAATTGTTCTTCGCAAGAAGCTACATTCTTCATGCTGCTCGTGCAGCTGGAATCGCTGCTATTGATACAGTTTACTCTGACGTTGAGAATGTACAGGGCTTCTCCAGAGAAGTTGAACTTGTTAAACAACTTGGTTTTGATGGTAAATCTGTTATTAATCCTCGTCAAATCCCAATCGTGAACAAGATTTACGCACCAACAGAAAAAGAAATTCAAAATGCAAAAGAAGTTATCTGGGCAATCAGAGAAGCAGAAGAAAAAGGTTCAGGCGTTATCTCATTGAAGGGTAAGATGGTTGACAAACCAATTGTTGAACGTGCACAACGCGTTATTGCATTGGCCAAAGCGGCTAAACTGATTAACGAGGAGGAAATTTAA
- the citD gene encoding citrate lyase acyl carrier protein, translating to MEIKKYAVAGTTESSDIMIVVEPSDNNEVAVTLDSSVEKQYGDRIEEVIIATLKNLGITSAKVSAVDKGALDCTIEARTVTAIHRAAENNDYNWKEMDTWNV from the coding sequence GTGGAAATTAAAAAATATGCAGTAGCTGGAACGACTGAATCAAGTGACATCATGATCGTCGTTGAACCTAGTGATAACAATGAAGTTGCAGTGACACTGGATTCAAGCGTGGAAAAACAATATGGCGATCGTATCGAGGAAGTCATCATCGCAACACTTAAAAATCTAGGCATCACAAGCGCGAAAGTATCCGCTGTTGACAAAGGTGCATTGGATTGCACGATCGAAGCGCGTACAGTAACAGCCATTCATCGTGCTGCTGAAAACAACGACTACAACTGGAAGGAGATGGACACATGGAACGTTTAA
- the citC gene encoding [citrate (pro-3S)-lyase] ligase codes for MYELKRIWITRVPADKKAWEDLLFLGGLVPDEQVDYTVGLYDRNKLVATGSTYQNIIKLVAVDPEYQSENLLTKIVMALSSKLHDEGIIHFFLYTKPCVAISFASLGFKEIIRTNTILFMEQGSPDFSDYLALLESRKRDADHAGAIVMNANPFTKGHLYLVETAAAQVDVLYLFVLSDDRSEFSTEERSKLVKAGTQHLPNVVILPTRDYQVSSATFPSYFLKDQAVESIARVQATLDATLFKERIAPALQIKTRFVGEEPLSPVTEVYNESMREIFSDTLALTVVPRIELDGQVISATRVRKALKEDDFQTIKKLVPATTYLYLIENYGKINRGEKSGN; via the coding sequence ATGTATGAACTGAAAAGAATCTGGATAACGCGTGTTCCAGCGGACAAAAAAGCTTGGGAGGATTTATTGTTCTTAGGCGGACTTGTCCCGGACGAGCAAGTCGACTATACAGTAGGCCTCTATGACCGAAACAAATTAGTCGCTACCGGATCGACTTATCAAAACATCATCAAACTGGTCGCTGTCGATCCTGAGTATCAAAGCGAAAATTTATTGACAAAAATCGTGATGGCTTTATCTTCCAAGCTTCACGATGAGGGCATTATCCACTTCTTTTTGTACACGAAACCCTGCGTGGCGATTTCCTTTGCGTCCCTTGGCTTTAAAGAGATTATCCGCACAAACACGATTCTCTTTATGGAACAAGGCTCTCCCGATTTTTCGGACTACTTGGCCTTGCTAGAGAGCCGCAAGAGGGATGCCGATCATGCGGGAGCCATCGTGATGAATGCGAATCCGTTCACTAAAGGTCATTTGTACTTAGTCGAAACGGCTGCTGCTCAAGTTGATGTTCTCTATCTTTTTGTCCTGTCCGACGATCGCTCCGAATTTTCGACGGAAGAGCGATCAAAGCTTGTCAAGGCGGGCACACAGCACCTTCCGAATGTGGTCATTCTCCCGACAAGGGATTATCAAGTGTCATCCGCTACTTTCCCATCCTACTTTCTGAAGGATCAGGCAGTAGAAAGCATAGCCCGCGTACAGGCAACGCTGGATGCAACCTTGTTCAAGGAGAGGATCGCGCCTGCTCTCCAGATCAAAACGCGCTTTGTAGGGGAAGAACCATTATCCCCCGTTACAGAGGTATATAACGAGAGTATGCGTGAGATTTTTTCTGATACGCTTGCCCTGACAGTCGTTCCCCGGATCGAACTGGATGGACAGGTCATCAGTGCTACACGTGTACGAAAAGCATTGAAAGAAGATGATTTTCAAACAATTAAAAAACTTGTACCAGCAACAACGTATTTGTATTTAATAGAAAATTATGGAAAAATTAATAGGGGTGAAAAAAGTGGAAATTAA
- a CDS encoding OadG-related small transporter subunit codes for MVFDPEALKIAFELMIFGMGGIFLVLFLLYVVSIVLIKRFPA; via the coding sequence ATGGTATTTGATCCAGAAGCTTTAAAAATTGCATTTGAATTGATGATTTTCGGTATGGGCGGCATCTTCCTGGTCCTATTCCTTTTGTATGTTGTATCGATTGTATTGATCAAACGTTTTCCAGCCTAA
- a CDS encoding sodium ion-translocating decarboxylase subunit beta, giving the protein METLLAGITSITIGQIVMMLIGATLIYLGIKKEYEPTLLVPMGLGTILVNFPGTGVLTQMVNGSESEGVLDVLFEAGISTELFPLLIFIGIGAMIDFGPLLQNPFMLLFGAAAQFGIFFTIVVAIFFGFDIREAASIGIIGAADGPTAIFVSNQLAPNLLGPITVAAYSYMALVPIIQPIAIKAVTTKAERRIRMTYKAEGVSKMTKILFPIIISIVAGFIAPISLPLVGFLMFGNLLRECGVLDRLSLTAQNELVNIISILLGLTISVKMQADLFLNFQTLMIIAFGLVAFIMDTIGGVLFAKLLNLFRTEKINPMIGGAGISAFPMSSRVIQKMATDEDPQNFILMYAVGANVSGQIASVIAGGLVLAFFS; this is encoded by the coding sequence ATGGAGACACTATTAGCAGGAATTACATCCATTACGATTGGCCAAATCGTGATGATGCTTATCGGGGCTACCCTGATTTATTTAGGAATAAAGAAAGAGTACGAACCTACATTATTAGTGCCTATGGGACTGGGTACTATCTTGGTCAACTTCCCAGGGACAGGCGTTCTGACCCAAATGGTCAACGGATCTGAATCAGAGGGCGTTTTGGATGTTCTCTTTGAAGCAGGTATCAGCACAGAGTTGTTCCCGCTGCTGATTTTCATCGGTATCGGTGCCATGATCGATTTCGGGCCGCTGTTGCAAAACCCGTTCATGTTATTATTCGGAGCTGCCGCTCAATTCGGTATCTTCTTTACAATCGTAGTCGCTATCTTCTTCGGATTCGACATCAGAGAAGCTGCTTCAATTGGTATCATCGGTGCCGCTGATGGCCCGACAGCCATCTTCGTATCCAACCAGTTGGCGCCTAATCTATTAGGACCGATCACGGTTGCCGCTTATTCCTACATGGCGCTTGTTCCGATCATCCAACCGATCGCGATCAAAGCTGTCACTACCAAAGCAGAACGTCGCATCCGCATGACTTATAAAGCGGAAGGCGTATCCAAAATGACAAAAATTCTTTTCCCGATCATCATTTCGATCGTTGCCGGTTTTATCGCACCAATTTCCCTTCCATTGGTAGGTTTCCTGATGTTCGGTAACTTGTTGCGCGAATGTGGCGTTTTGGACAGACTTTCATTGACTGCCCAAAACGAATTGGTCAACATCATCAGTATCCTGTTGGGGCTTACAATTTCCGTAAAAATGCAGGCTGACTTGTTCTTGAATTTCCAAACACTGATGATCATCGCTTTCGGTTTGGTTGCCTTCATCATGGACACAATCGGTGGCGTATTGTTCGCAAAACTGCTGAACTTGTTCAGAACCGAAAAAATCAATCCAATGATCGGTGGCGCCGGTATTTCCGCATTCCCAATGTCAAGCCGTGTAATCCAAAAAATGGCTACGGATGAAGATCCTCAAAACTTTATTTTGATGTATGCTGTCGGTGCGAACGTATCCGGACAAATTGCATCTGTTATCGCTGGTGGTTTAGTACTTGCCTTCTTTAGTTAA
- a CDS encoding acetyl-CoA carboxylase biotin carboxyl carrier protein subunit → MLRKFKIAIDGKEYLVEMEEIGGVQQPVQAPVAAAPAAPVAAPAAPAEQAAPAAAPVSAASGDAMTSPMPGTILRLLVNIGDEVKENQPLMILEAMKMENEVVANHAGKVAGIHVNQGQVVNAGDALITIA, encoded by the coding sequence ATGTTAAGAAAATTCAAGATTGCAATCGATGGTAAGGAATACTTAGTAGAAATGGAAGAAATCGGCGGAGTGCAACAACCGGTTCAAGCACCAGTTGCAGCAGCACCAGCAGCGCCAGTAGCAGCACCAGCAGCACCAGCAGAACAAGCAGCACCAGCTGCAGCGCCAGTTTCAGCAGCTTCAGGAGACGCAATGACATCCCCAATGCCAGGAACTATCCTAAGACTATTAGTGAACATCGGTGATGAAGTGAAAGAAAATCAACCATTGATGATCCTTGAAGCCATGAAGATGGAAAATGAAGTTGTCGCAAACCATGCTGGTAAAGTAGCTGGCATCCATGTGAACCAAGGTCAAGTCGTAAATGCCGGCGATGCATTAATCACAATCGCATAA
- a CDS encoding CitMHS family transporter, with amino-acid sequence MLLTVLSYGMIAIFMYVIMKKKLSPFTALVIIPLVFTLIALATGVTSGNIGEFVLEGVTTTSKTGIMLLFAILYFSIMLDTGLFDPITKKMIHFAKGDPMKVLMATAVVAATVSLNGDGTTTTLICCSAFIPIYKKLNMNLMNLAVLVILQNTIMNLLPWGGPTARAMAVLEVDASILSYLAPGMVLALLYVTFWVAPHMGRKERARLGVKVLTDEEIEEMTTVTDPETQEIRRPQNFAFNGILTIGLIGWLVAGSFIEAISMPPLMLFLVGTCIALMVNYPALKDQSSRIGANGGDAVQVVILVFAAGVFMGLFQGSGMATALAESFATIIPKQLAGFWGIIIALISAPGTFFISNDGFYFGVLPVLAEAGRSYGFTNMQMALASLMGQAFHLLSPLVAFIYLLLRLTGLDMGAWQKESAKYALGIFVIFLVTIVLFGQMPLYIPQ; translated from the coding sequence ATGTTACTTACAGTATTGTCTTATGGAATGATCGCGATCTTCATGTACGTGATCATGAAAAAGAAATTATCACCGTTCACCGCATTAGTAATCATCCCACTTGTTTTTACGCTTATCGCTTTGGCAACGGGTGTTACCTCTGGAAATATCGGGGAATTTGTTTTGGAAGGGGTAACCACAACTTCTAAAACTGGTATCATGTTATTGTTCGCTATTCTTTACTTCTCTATCATGTTGGATACTGGTCTATTCGACCCTATCACCAAAAAAATGATCCACTTCGCTAAAGGCGATCCGATGAAAGTCTTGATGGCAACTGCTGTCGTTGCTGCCACTGTTTCCTTGAATGGTGACGGTACTACAACAACTTTGATCTGCTGTTCAGCTTTTATTCCTATCTATAAGAAATTAAATATGAACCTGATGAACCTTGCTGTCTTGGTTATCCTGCAAAACACAATCATGAACTTGCTTCCATGGGGCGGCCCTACTGCTCGTGCAATGGCTGTTCTGGAAGTTGATGCAAGCATCCTTTCTTACCTTGCTCCTGGTATGGTATTGGCTTTACTTTATGTCACTTTCTGGGTTGCCCCACACATGGGCCGCAAAGAACGCGCTCGTTTAGGCGTTAAAGTCCTGACTGATGAAGAAATCGAAGAAATGACTACTGTTACAGACCCTGAAACACAAGAAATCCGTCGTCCACAAAACTTCGCATTCAATGGTATCCTTACAATCGGCTTGATCGGCTGGTTGGTTGCTGGGTCATTCATCGAAGCTATCTCAATGCCACCTTTGATGTTATTCTTGGTTGGTACGTGTATCGCTTTGATGGTTAACTACCCTGCTCTTAAAGATCAATCTTCCCGTATCGGCGCAAACGGCGGCGACGCTGTTCAAGTAGTAATCTTAGTATTCGCAGCTGGCGTATTCATGGGCTTGTTCCAAGGTTCCGGAATGGCTACTGCTTTGGCAGAAAGCTTTGCAACAATCATTCCTAAACAATTGGCAGGTTTCTGGGGAATCATCATCGCCCTTATCTCTGCACCAGGTACTTTCTTCATCTCCAATGATGGCTTCTACTTCGGTGTCTTGCCTGTATTGGCTGAAGCTGGTCGCTCTTACGGATTCACAAACATGCAAATGGCTTTGGCTTCCCTGATGGGTCAAGCATTCCACTTGTTGAGCCCATTGGTAGCATTCATCTACCTTTTGCTTCGTTTGACTGGATTGGATATGGGCGCTTGGCAGAAAGAATCTGCGAAATATGCACTAGGAATTTTCGTAATCTTCTTAGTGACAATCGTATTGTTCGGCCAAATGCCGCTTTACATCCCGCAATAA